In Bradyrhizobium lablabi, one DNA window encodes the following:
- a CDS encoding GNAT family N-acetyltransferase — MIAISEEKVIDYDLTARLATEAFGSSDVVFSAERMKWLYERSFGEGTIVLSVTDDGVKVGQIALVHQTVHCGGKPRSAIQLVDLFISKDHRSPQTIRRIYKEVEQLCIDRKVRFILAMPNENAKQLNARILKLKPLLWLEVRAGVALLPPRRAGLKYSGYVKSLPAREAVDLLSGFDTEATENGLRWYGEVLFNRMNDPTCNYAVHAAADLVLISSTRKTRRVGYTLLCGFFARPLATVTSAGVHELVRAACYFWKRPLFAYAGVNDRLPTLPGIALPARLRPPMLVQLRDLDSEASEVHLSRFQLIDSDFV, encoded by the coding sequence ATGATAGCGATTTCGGAAGAGAAAGTTATCGATTATGACCTCACCGCCCGGCTCGCGACCGAGGCATTCGGCTCGAGCGACGTGGTGTTTTCCGCCGAGCGCATGAAGTGGCTCTACGAGCGCAGTTTTGGAGAAGGCACCATTGTTCTCTCGGTCACCGACGACGGCGTAAAAGTCGGCCAGATCGCCTTGGTTCACCAGACCGTTCATTGCGGCGGAAAACCCCGTTCCGCCATTCAACTTGTCGATCTCTTCATCTCAAAGGACCACCGCTCGCCGCAAACGATCCGTCGCATCTATAAGGAGGTCGAGCAGCTCTGCATCGACCGAAAGGTCCGCTTCATTCTCGCCATGCCGAACGAGAATGCGAAGCAGCTCAATGCCCGCATCTTGAAACTCAAACCGCTGCTCTGGCTTGAGGTCCGCGCCGGCGTCGCGTTGCTGCCGCCGCGACGTGCCGGACTGAAATATTCCGGCTACGTCAAATCCTTACCCGCAAGGGAAGCCGTCGATTTGCTGTCCGGCTTCGATACCGAGGCCACCGAGAACGGGTTACGATGGTATGGCGAGGTCTTGTTCAATCGCATGAACGATCCGACATGCAACTACGCCGTTCATGCCGCAGCCGATCTCGTTCTGATTTCATCAACCCGCAAAACCCGCCGCGTCGGCTATACCCTGCTCTGTGGTTTCTTTGCGCGGCCTCTTGCCACGGTCACATCCGCTGGCGTCCACGAACTGGTCCGCGCCGCCTGTTATTTCTGGAAGCGGCCGCTATTCGCTTACGCAGGCGTCAATGACAGGCTTCCGACGCTTCCCGGCATTGCATTGCCGGCGCGTCTGCGGCCTCCGATGCTCGTTCAATTGCGCGATCTTGATTCAGAAGCATCTGAAGTGCATCTGAGCCGCTTTCAGCTGATCGATTCCGATTTCGTCTAA